The following proteins come from a genomic window of Miscanthus floridulus cultivar M001 chromosome 2, ASM1932011v1, whole genome shotgun sequence:
- the LOC136528045 gene encoding probable xyloglucan galactosyltransferase GT19 produces MANPLFVFLPLLLSVAAVPRGADADGTDLCAGRRIHIRGLPPRFNADLLRHCGADAFPLADPSAAATSVPPCESLANHGLGPRTHPRSRSWYRTDARLLEAFFHRRILERGCLADDPADADAVFLPYYAALDALPYVLDPGLLDESARHGVALAEFLSRDQAWILSRRHGHDHFLVVAGSAWDYAQSPSVEPRLWGSTSLLRLPELANFTFLTLESRTWPWQEHAIPHPTSFHPSSLAHLRAWLSRARRSRRATLMLFAGGASRPSRPNIRGSILSECANRTDACVVVDCSGGKCAHDPVRYMRPMLRSKFCLQPPGDTPTRRSTFDAILAGCVPVFFEDLAARRQYGWHLPPVRYDEFSVHMPKEAVVFGGVRIVETLEAVPEEEVRRMRRRVLEMAPRVVYRRHGSTPELREAVKDAVDLAVDGVLQRIRRRTRALEDGLPERIYAQEEDSVDI; encoded by the coding sequence ATGGCCAATCCCCTCTTTgtcttcctccccctcctcctcagcGTCGCCGCCGTGCCCCGCGGCGCCGACGCCGACGGGACGGACCTCTGCGCAGGCCGGCGGATCCACATCCGTGGCCTGCCCCCGCGCTTCAACGCCGACCTCCTCCGCCACTGCGGCGCCGACGCCTTCCCGCTCGCCGACCCGTCCGCTGCGGCCACCTCGGTCCCGCCCTGCGAGTCGCTCGCCAACCACGGGCTCGGCCCTCGCACTCACCCGCGCAGCCGGTCTTGGTACCGCACCGACGCGCGGCTCCTGGAGGCCTTCTTCCACCGCCGCATCCTGGAGCGGGGCTGCCTCGCCGACGACCCGGCCGACGCCGATGCCGTGTTCCTGCCCTACTACGCGGCTCTCGACGCACTGCCTTACGTGCTCGATCCGGGCCTGCTCGACGAATCCGCGCGGCACGGCGTGGCGCTGGCGGAGTTCCTGTCGCGGGACCAGGCGTGGATCCTGTCTCGCCGGCACGGGCATGACCATTTCCTGGTGGTGGCGGGGTCCGCGTGGGACTACGCGCAGTCGCCGAGCGTGGAGCCGAGGCTATGGGGCTCGACGTCGCTGCTGCGACTGCCGGAGCTGGCCAACTTCACGTTCCTGACCCTGGAGTCCCGCACGTGGCCGTGGCAGGAGCACGCGATCCCGCACCCGACGTCCTTCCACCCGTCATCTCTCGCCCACCTCCGCGCCTGGCTCTCCCGCGCGCGCCGTTCGCGTCGCGCCACGCTGATGCTCTTCGCGGGCGGCGCCTCCCGCCCGTCCCGGCCCAACATCCGGGGCTCCATCCTCTCCGAGTGCGCGAACCGCACTGACGCATGTGTCGTCGTCGACTGCTCCGGCGGTAAATGCGCGCACGACCCAGTCCGGTACATGCGCCCCATGCTGCGGTCCAAGTTCTGCCTGCAGCCGCCGGGGGACACGCCAACGCGGCGCTCCACGTTCGACGCCATCCTCGCCGGCTGCGTGCCCGTGTTCTTCGAGGACCTTGCGGCGCGGAGGCAGTACGGGTGGCACCTGCCCCCGGTGCGGTACGACGAGTTCTCGGTGCACATGCCCAAGGAGGCCGTGGTGTTCGGCGGCGTCCGAATCGTGGAGACGCTGGAGGCCGTGCCGGAGGAAGAGGTGCGGAGGATGCGGCGGCGCGTGCTGGAGATGGCGCCGAGGGTGGTGTACCGGCGGCACGGGAGCACGCCCGAGCTGAGGGAGGCCGTGAAGGACGCCGTCGACCTCGCCGTGGATGGCGTGCTGCAGAGGATCCGGAGGCGGACGCGTGCACTGGAGGACGGACTGCCGGAGAGGATTTACGCGCAAGAGGAGGACAGCGTCGACATATAG
- the LOC136528054 gene encoding flavin-containing monooxygenase FMO GS-OX-like 2 isoform X1 translates to MPSASLRLAVVGAGAAGLVAARELRREGHAPVVFERAAAVGGTWLYTPPAAMSSDPLSAAATHSSLYASLRTNLPRETMGFLDFPFAAAAAAGSRDPRRFPGHQEVLRYLEAFARRFDLLRLVRFETEVLSVRREDDGGRWAVTSRKLGEKGSGEEEFYDAVMVCNGHYTEPRTAVIPDAWPGKQMHSHNYRVPEPFLDQVVIVIGASASAFDISRDIASMAEEVHIADRSAPASTCKKQPGYNNLWLHSMIDHAQEDGTVVFQDGSSIKADVIMHCTGYLYDFPFLGDDSTITVDDNRVDPLYKHIFPPEVAPHLSFIGLPWKVIPFPLFELQSKWVARVLSGRIKLPSKDKMMEEVKAFYLKLEARGWPKRYTHNFSNHQFEYDDWLAEQCSHPPIEEWRKQMYAVNSMNKAARPESYRDEWDDEHLVAEANEDFKKFL, encoded by the exons ATGCCGTCGGCTTCCCtccgcctcgccgtcgtcggcgcgggcgcggcgggcctGGTGGCCGCCCGCGAACTACGCCGCGAGGGCCATGCGCCCGTCGTCTTCGAGCGCGCCGCCGCCGTTGGGGGCACTTGGCTCTACACGCCCCCCGCTGCCATGTCCTCCGACCCGCTCAGCGCCGCGGCGACGCACTCCAGCCTCTACGCGTCGCTCCGCACCAACCTGCCACGCGAGACCATGGGCTTCCTCGACTTCCCcttcgccgctgccgccgcggcgGGCTCCCGAGACCCCCGCAGGTTCCCCGGGCACCAGGAGGTGCTCCGCTACCTGGAGGCGTTCGCGCGGCGGTTCGATCTGCTCCGGCTCGTCCGCTTCGAGACGGAGGTGCTCAGTGTGAGGAGGGAGGACGACGGCGGGAGGTGGGCGGTGACGTCGAGGAAGCTCGGGGAGAAGGGGAGCGGCGAGGAGGAGTTCTACGACGCCGTCATGGTTTGCAATGGCCACTACACGGAGCCACGCACCGCCGTCATTCCCG ATGCTTGGCCAGGGAAGCAGATGCATAGCCACAATTACCGTGTGCCGGAGCCATTCCTTGATCAA GTAGTGATCGTAATTGGGGCCTCGGCAAGTGCATTTGACATTTCGAGAGACATCGCAAGCATGGCTGAAGAAGTCCATATTGCTGATAGATCAGCACCAGCTTCCACCTGTAAGAAGCAGCCTGGCTACAATAATCTGTGGCTTCATTCCATG ATTGACCATGCGCAGGAGGATGGCACTGTGGTGTTCCAGGATGGCAGCTCAATCAAAGCTGATGTCATCATGCACTGCACTGG CTACCTGTATGACTTTCCATTCCTTGGAGATGACAGCACTATCACTGTGGATGACAACCGTGTCGATCCACTATACAAGCATATTTTCCCACCCGAAGTGGCACCTCATCTGTCCTTCATCGGATTGCCTTGGAAA GTTATTCCCTTTCCACTGTTTGAACTCCAAAGTAAGTGGGTTGCTAGAGTTCTATCAGGACGGATCAAGCTTCCATCTAAAGACAAGATGATGGAAGAAGTGAAAGCTTTCTATTTGAAACTAGAAGCACGTGGATGGCCTAAGAGATACACACATAACTTTTCAAACCATCAG TTTGAGTATGATGATTGGCTCGCTGAGCAATGCAGCCATCCACCAATCGAAGAATGGAGAAAGCAGATGTATGCTGTTAATTCAATGAACAAGGCAGCTCGTCCTGAGAGTTACCGTGATGAATGGGATGACGAGCATCTGGTGGCCGAagcaaatgaagacttcaagAAGTTCTTGTAA
- the LOC136528054 gene encoding flavin-containing monooxygenase FMO GS-OX-like 2 isoform X2, with the protein MPSASLRLAVVGAGAAGLVAARELRREGHAPVVFERAAAVGGTWLYTPPAAMSSDPLSAAATHSSLYASLRTNLPRETMGFLDFPFAAAAAAGSRDPRRFPGHQEVLRYLEAFARRFDLLRLVRFETEVLSVRREDDGGRWAVTSRKLGEKGSGEEEFYDAVMVCNGHYTEPRTAVIPGVDAWPGKQMHSHNYRVPEPFLDQVVIVIGASASAFDISRDIASMAEEVHIADRSAPASTCKKQPGYNNLWLHSMIDHAQEDGTVVFQDGSSIKADVIMHCTGYLYDFPFLGDDSTITVDDNRVDPLYKHIFPPEVAPHLSFIGLPWKVIPFPLFELQSKWVARVLSGRIKLPSKDKMMEEVKAFYLKLEARGWPKRYTHNFSNHQFEYDDWLAEQCSHPPIEEWRKQMYAVNSMNKAARPESYRDEWDDEHLVAEANEDFKKFL; encoded by the exons ATGCCGTCGGCTTCCCtccgcctcgccgtcgtcggcgcgggcgcggcgggcctGGTGGCCGCCCGCGAACTACGCCGCGAGGGCCATGCGCCCGTCGTCTTCGAGCGCGCCGCCGCCGTTGGGGGCACTTGGCTCTACACGCCCCCCGCTGCCATGTCCTCCGACCCGCTCAGCGCCGCGGCGACGCACTCCAGCCTCTACGCGTCGCTCCGCACCAACCTGCCACGCGAGACCATGGGCTTCCTCGACTTCCCcttcgccgctgccgccgcggcgGGCTCCCGAGACCCCCGCAGGTTCCCCGGGCACCAGGAGGTGCTCCGCTACCTGGAGGCGTTCGCGCGGCGGTTCGATCTGCTCCGGCTCGTCCGCTTCGAGACGGAGGTGCTCAGTGTGAGGAGGGAGGACGACGGCGGGAGGTGGGCGGTGACGTCGAGGAAGCTCGGGGAGAAGGGGAGCGGCGAGGAGGAGTTCTACGACGCCGTCATGGTTTGCAATGGCCACTACACGGAGCCACGCACCGCCGTCATTCCCG GGGTAGATGCTTGGCCAGGGAAGCAGATGCATAGCCACAATTACCGTGTGCCGGAGCCATTCCTTGATCAA GTAGTGATCGTAATTGGGGCCTCGGCAAGTGCATTTGACATTTCGAGAGACATCGCAAGCATGGCTGAAGAAGTCCATATTGCTGATAGATCAGCACCAGCTTCCACCTGTAAGAAGCAGCCTGGCTACAATAATCTGTGGCTTCATTCCATG ATTGACCATGCGCAGGAGGATGGCACTGTGGTGTTCCAGGATGGCAGCTCAATCAAAGCTGATGTCATCATGCACTGCACTGG CTACCTGTATGACTTTCCATTCCTTGGAGATGACAGCACTATCACTGTGGATGACAACCGTGTCGATCCACTATACAAGCATATTTTCCCACCCGAAGTGGCACCTCATCTGTCCTTCATCGGATTGCCTTGGAAA GTTATTCCCTTTCCACTGTTTGAACTCCAAAGTAAGTGGGTTGCTAGAGTTCTATCAGGACGGATCAAGCTTCCATCTAAAGACAAGATGATGGAAGAAGTGAAAGCTTTCTATTTGAAACTAGAAGCACGTGGATGGCCTAAGAGATACACACATAACTTTTCAAACCATCAG TTTGAGTATGATGATTGGCTCGCTGAGCAATGCAGCCATCCACCAATCGAAGAATGGAGAAAGCAGATGTATGCTGTTAATTCAATGAACAAGGCAGCTCGTCCTGAGAGTTACCGTGATGAATGGGATGACGAGCATCTGGTGGCCGAagcaaatgaagacttcaagAAGTTCTTGTAA